One window from the genome of Cucumis melo cultivar AY chromosome 10, USDA_Cmelo_AY_1.0, whole genome shotgun sequence encodes:
- the LOC103502902 gene encoding loganic acid O-methyltransferase-like isoform X2 has translation MSKLLQDLCNKEANFSKFSDSLPANGGNGTYSYSNNSCYQRLFANVEREKIDQEIKEKFEIVKLASSSPSNTVVLADLGCAAGPNTFGTMQHIVKSMKETFQSVCPISVLPEFQVTNDFNTLFQSLPVERDYFAAGVAGSFHQRLFPRASVQFVHSSYAVHWLSRVPEELRDEQSPAWNKGHIHYLGAADIVAAAYAGQFAKDMGDFLRARAEEMVKGGIMVIITSGNPDGISASQLPSGLLYKVLASTLIDMSKEGLVSEAKVDSFNLPIYITCPSEMRQLVEDNGNFSIERMELTAPTTWLQGAIDTREWINHIRAAMEGIFTQHFGHNLTFIEQLFERVIQKLNHHYEEINSKLHEKVQLFVVLKRL, from the exons ATGAGTAAGTTATTGCAAGACTTATGCAATAAAGAAGCAAATTTTTCAAAGTTTTCCGATTCTCTTCCTGCAAATGGAGGCAATGGAACTTATAGCTACTCTAACAACTCATGTTATCAG AGATTATTTGCAAATgttgaaagagaaaaaattgaTCAAGAAATTAAAGAGAAGTTTGAGATTGTAAAGCTCGCTTCTTCTTCCCCTTCAAATACCGTTGTTCTTGCTGATTTGGGTTGCGCGGCCGGACCCAACACCTTTGGGACGATGCAACATATCGTAAAATCTATGAAAGAGACGTTCCAATCGGTCTGCCCTATCTCGGTGTTACCTGAATTTCAG GTGACGAACGACTTCAACACGCTATTTCAATCACTTCCGGTAGAGAGAGACTACTTTGCAGCAGGCGTGGCAGGGTCGTTTCACCAGCGATTGTTTCCGAGGGCGTCGGTGCAATTCGTGCATTCTTCATATGCAGTGCACTGGCTATCAAGGGTGCCAGAGGAGCTACGGGACGAGCAATCGCCTGCGTGGAACAAGGGGCATATCCACTACCTAGGGGCTGCGGACATTGTGGCGGCGGCTTATGCAGGTCAGTTTGCCAAGGATATGGGAGATTTTCTTAGGGCTAGGGCGGAGGAGATGGTGAAAGGAGGAATAATGGTGATTATTACATCAGGAAATCCTGATGGAATTTCTGCTTCTCAGTTACCATCTGGTTTGCTCTATAAAGTTTTGGCCTCCACTCTCATTGATATGTCAAAAGAG GGATTAGTGAGTGAAGCTAAAGTGGATTCTTTCAATCTGCCCATATATATAACTTGTCCATCAGAAATGAGGCAATTGGTAGAAGATAATGGGAATTTTAGCATTGAAAGAATGGAACTAACAGCTCCAACCACATGGCTTCAAGGAGCCATTGACACTAGAGAGTGGATCAACCATATAAGGGCTGCAATGGAAGGCATCTTCACCCAACACTTTGGCCATAACCTCACTTTCATTGAACAATTATTTGAAAGGGTCATCCAAAAACTTAATCATCACTATGAGGAAATCAACTCTAAGCTCCATGAAAAAGTTCAGCTCTTTGTTGTTTTGAAACGATtgtaa
- the LOC103502902 gene encoding loganic acid O-methyltransferase-like isoform X1 — protein sequence MSKLLQDLCNKEANFSKFSDSLPANGGNGTYSYSNNSCYQRLFANVEREKIDQEIKEKFEIVKLASSSPSNTVVLADLGCAAGPNTFGTMQHIVKSMKETFQSVCPISVLPEFQVFFNDQVTNDFNTLFQSLPVERDYFAAGVAGSFHQRLFPRASVQFVHSSYAVHWLSRVPEELRDEQSPAWNKGHIHYLGAADIVAAAYAGQFAKDMGDFLRARAEEMVKGGIMVIITSGNPDGISASQLPSGLLYKVLASTLIDMSKEGLVSEAKVDSFNLPIYITCPSEMRQLVEDNGNFSIERMELTAPTTWLQGAIDTREWINHIRAAMEGIFTQHFGHNLTFIEQLFERVIQKLNHHYEEINSKLHEKVQLFVVLKRL from the exons ATGAGTAAGTTATTGCAAGACTTATGCAATAAAGAAGCAAATTTTTCAAAGTTTTCCGATTCTCTTCCTGCAAATGGAGGCAATGGAACTTATAGCTACTCTAACAACTCATGTTATCAG AGATTATTTGCAAATgttgaaagagaaaaaattgaTCAAGAAATTAAAGAGAAGTTTGAGATTGTAAAGCTCGCTTCTTCTTCCCCTTCAAATACCGTTGTTCTTGCTGATTTGGGTTGCGCGGCCGGACCCAACACCTTTGGGACGATGCAACATATCGTAAAATCTATGAAAGAGACGTTCCAATCGGTCTGCCCTATCTCGGTGTTACCTGAATTTCAGGTGTTCTTCAATGATCAG GTGACGAACGACTTCAACACGCTATTTCAATCACTTCCGGTAGAGAGAGACTACTTTGCAGCAGGCGTGGCAGGGTCGTTTCACCAGCGATTGTTTCCGAGGGCGTCGGTGCAATTCGTGCATTCTTCATATGCAGTGCACTGGCTATCAAGGGTGCCAGAGGAGCTACGGGACGAGCAATCGCCTGCGTGGAACAAGGGGCATATCCACTACCTAGGGGCTGCGGACATTGTGGCGGCGGCTTATGCAGGTCAGTTTGCCAAGGATATGGGAGATTTTCTTAGGGCTAGGGCGGAGGAGATGGTGAAAGGAGGAATAATGGTGATTATTACATCAGGAAATCCTGATGGAATTTCTGCTTCTCAGTTACCATCTGGTTTGCTCTATAAAGTTTTGGCCTCCACTCTCATTGATATGTCAAAAGAG GGATTAGTGAGTGAAGCTAAAGTGGATTCTTTCAATCTGCCCATATATATAACTTGTCCATCAGAAATGAGGCAATTGGTAGAAGATAATGGGAATTTTAGCATTGAAAGAATGGAACTAACAGCTCCAACCACATGGCTTCAAGGAGCCATTGACACTAGAGAGTGGATCAACCATATAAGGGCTGCAATGGAAGGCATCTTCACCCAACACTTTGGCCATAACCTCACTTTCATTGAACAATTATTTGAAAGGGTCATCCAAAAACTTAATCATCACTATGAGGAAATCAACTCTAAGCTCCATGAAAAAGTTCAGCTCTTTGTTGTTTTGAAACGATtgtaa